In a single window of the Streptomyces sp. 846.5 genome:
- the hydA gene encoding dihydropyrimidinase, with protein MSHPEPIDLVVRGGTVVNADWQGVADVLVGGGRVLGVVEPGSYRSARASGATEIDASGRLVLPGGVDPHCHVGFTSGDFTSLDDYRQATTAAVFGGTTTIVDFAIPRPGQNPADVAAVQRAKAGQGLCDSALHACVVEWDDTVPEQLRSLTADGIVTVKMFTTYRGETMADEKTILKVMTTLRDLGGMVVVHCEADHIISDVQERGEAAGEISAGHHAGTRPELAENASVAEILAIAESVHAPVYFVHQSTPEAVDLVARARGRGVRAFTETVAHHLVLDDTAYAGPHPERFVCCPPLRAAETVAGLRSRVLMGQVATIGSDHCCYDTAQKESVSHDVRAMPNGLPGVETRMPVVFSDLVVRGGLPVGRFVELMCANPARLNGLYPRKGVIAPGSDADLVVWDPTATREIRSTALHMATDYTPYEGRRVTGWPETVVVGGRPVVSSGRLTDPEPRGRHLRSGPLSRSLVV; from the coding sequence ATGTCCCACCCCGAACCGATCGACCTCGTGGTACGAGGCGGCACCGTCGTCAACGCCGACTGGCAGGGCGTCGCGGACGTCCTGGTCGGGGGCGGGCGGGTGCTGGGGGTGGTGGAACCGGGCTCGTACCGCTCCGCGCGCGCGAGCGGCGCCACCGAGATCGACGCCTCGGGACGGCTGGTGCTGCCCGGCGGCGTGGACCCGCACTGCCATGTCGGCTTCACCTCGGGAGACTTCACCTCCCTCGACGACTACCGGCAGGCCACCACCGCCGCCGTCTTCGGCGGCACCACCACCATCGTCGACTTCGCGATCCCGCGCCCCGGCCAGAATCCGGCCGACGTCGCCGCCGTCCAGCGCGCCAAGGCCGGGCAGGGGCTGTGCGACAGCGCACTGCACGCCTGTGTGGTCGAGTGGGACGACACCGTGCCGGAGCAGCTGCGGTCGCTGACCGCAGACGGCATCGTCACGGTGAAGATGTTCACCACGTACCGCGGCGAGACCATGGCCGACGAGAAGACCATCCTCAAGGTGATGACAACGCTGCGGGACCTGGGCGGGATGGTGGTCGTCCACTGCGAGGCCGACCACATCATCTCCGACGTCCAGGAGCGCGGCGAGGCGGCGGGTGAGATCAGCGCCGGCCACCATGCCGGCACCAGGCCCGAGCTGGCCGAGAACGCCTCGGTCGCCGAGATCCTCGCCATCGCCGAATCGGTGCACGCCCCGGTGTACTTCGTCCACCAGTCCACCCCCGAGGCGGTCGACCTGGTGGCCCGGGCCCGCGGCAGAGGGGTGCGGGCCTTCACCGAGACCGTCGCCCACCACCTCGTCCTGGACGACACCGCCTACGCGGGCCCGCACCCGGAGCGCTTCGTCTGCTGCCCTCCGCTGCGGGCCGCCGAGACGGTAGCCGGGCTGCGGTCGCGGGTGCTGATGGGCCAGGTCGCCACCATCGGCAGCGACCACTGCTGCTACGACACGGCCCAGAAGGAGTCGGTGAGCCACGATGTCCGGGCCATGCCCAACGGCCTGCCCGGGGTGGAGACCCGGATGCCGGTGGTCTTCAGCGACCTGGTCGTCCGGGGCGGGCTGCCGGTCGGCCGCTTCGTCGAGCTGATGTGCGCCAACCCGGCCAGGCTCAACGGCCTGTATCCGCGCAAGGGCGTCATCGCCCCCGGCTCGGACGCGGACCTGGTGGTCTGGGATCCCACCGCCACCCGGGAGATCCGCAGCACCGCCCTCCATATGGCCACGGACTACACCCCGTACGAGGGCAGGCGGGTCACCGGCTGGCCGGAGACCGTCGTGGTCGGCGGCCGACCCGTCGTCAGCTCCGGCCGGCTGACGGACCCCGAGCCCCGCGGCCGCCACCTGCGCTCGGGGCCGCTGAGCCGGTCCCTGGTCGTCTGA
- a CDS encoding gamma-glutamylcyclotransferase, translating into MTVLKMFVNGQAMSGGSLNHALHGARPLGPARTAPAYRFFSVRDEFPGLHPVDDDGAAIVGEVYEVSYEVLRDRLLPEEPSELELGVITLDDGSGSFSMRLRASALTAPGVVDITAHGGWHAYLATR; encoded by the coding sequence GTGACCGTCCTGAAGATGTTCGTCAACGGCCAGGCGATGTCCGGCGGCAGCCTCAACCACGCCCTGCACGGCGCCCGCCCGCTCGGCCCCGCCCGGACCGCCCCGGCCTACCGGTTCTTCTCCGTGCGCGACGAATTCCCCGGGCTGCACCCGGTCGACGACGACGGCGCCGCCATCGTCGGCGAGGTGTACGAAGTGAGCTACGAGGTCCTGCGGGACCGGCTGCTGCCCGAGGAGCCGTCCGAGCTGGAGCTGGGCGTCATCACGCTCGACGACGGATCGGGGTCCTTCTCGATGCGTCTGCGCGCCTCGGCGCTGACCGCGCCCGGCGTCGTCGACATCACCGCCCACGGCGGCTGGCACGCCTACCTGGCCACTCGCTGA
- a CDS encoding FAD-dependent oxidoreductase, whose amino-acid sequence MTAREDGTGAQPDVIVVGAGILGACTAFQLAERGYRVAVLERGAPNREGSGTTAGNLHIQAIHTRRPGQPVPVDNARLLPLQRRASDHWSQVEDRLGTGVELRRNGGFMVAENAAQEQELRDKHLLERQAGIPTELLTGDQARERLPLLSERVRAASWCPLDGYANPLLITPAYLAAARRHGARLHPFTPVTGIRRVGADYQVLSGDRSWTAPVVVNVAGPWISGVAALAGIPIRMSPVAIQMHVTARVPPVMRHLVQHIGEGMSVKQVSAGNLLVGGGWPAADLDLDGRSTVSPASIAGNLTQAARVLPFLGGLRLLRTWAGPLAATPDEMPVIGEVPGHPGFFVAGGTYAFTLAPVWGETLSRLIAREPPADPVDDLGPGRLLPDPVPAP is encoded by the coding sequence TTGACCGCCCGGGAGGACGGCACGGGCGCCCAGCCCGACGTCATCGTCGTCGGAGCCGGGATCCTCGGCGCCTGCACCGCTTTCCAGCTCGCCGAACGCGGCTACCGCGTGGCGGTGCTGGAGCGCGGCGCGCCCAACCGCGAGGGCTCCGGCACCACCGCCGGCAACCTGCACATCCAGGCCATTCACACCCGGCGCCCAGGTCAGCCGGTACCGGTGGACAACGCACGCCTGCTCCCGCTGCAGCGCCGGGCCTCCGACCACTGGTCTCAGGTCGAGGACCGGCTCGGCACCGGCGTCGAGCTGCGGCGCAACGGCGGATTCATGGTCGCCGAGAACGCCGCCCAGGAACAGGAACTCCGGGACAAGCACCTGCTGGAGCGTCAGGCCGGCATTCCCACCGAGCTGCTGACCGGCGACCAGGCGCGCGAGCGGCTGCCGCTGCTGTCGGAGCGGGTGCGCGCCGCCAGCTGGTGCCCGCTCGACGGCTACGCCAATCCCCTGCTGATCACCCCGGCCTACCTGGCCGCCGCCCGCCGACACGGTGCGCGGCTGCACCCCTTCACCCCGGTCACCGGCATCCGCCGGGTCGGCGCCGACTACCAGGTGCTCTCCGGCGACCGCAGCTGGACGGCGCCGGTGGTGGTCAATGTCGCCGGGCCGTGGATCAGCGGCGTCGCCGCGCTGGCCGGGATCCCGATCCGGATGTCCCCGGTCGCGATCCAGATGCATGTGACCGCGCGGGTGCCTCCGGTGATGCGCCATCTGGTCCAGCACATCGGCGAGGGCATGTCGGTCAAGCAGGTCAGCGCGGGCAACCTGCTCGTCGGCGGCGGCTGGCCCGCCGCCGATCTGGACCTGGACGGCCGCAGCACCGTCAGCCCGGCGAGCATCGCCGGCAACCTCACCCAGGCCGCCCGCGTCCTGCCGTTCCTCGGCGGGCTGCGCCTGCTGCGCACCTGGGCCGGACCGCTGGCCGCCACCCCGGACGAGATGCCGGTGATCGGCGAGGTCCCCGGGCACCCCGGCTTCTTCGTCGCGGGCGGTACCTACGCGTTCACCCTGGCTCCGGTGTGGGGGGAGACCCTGAGCCGCCTGATCGCGCGGGAGCCGCCGGCCGACCCGGTGGACGACCTCGGCCCCGGCCGGCTGCTGCCCGATCCCGTCCCCGCCCCCTGA
- a CDS encoding response regulator transcription factor has product MTTVLIVDDQPLQRLGFKMLLENNPDTSVVGQAAHGAEAVRMAAELRPDVVLMDIRMPGMDGIEATRRIVASGSRSKVLVLTTFDLDAYAYGALRAGAGGFLLKDALPEELLAGIRAVALGDAVVAPALTRRLLDTFLEHVPDPEGADGPNDPRVAGLTEREREVLQAVAEGLTNTEIARRLVLSESTIKTHVSRVLAKTGARDRVHAVIIAYEAGLVRADRPPRA; this is encoded by the coding sequence TTGACCACCGTGCTCATCGTCGACGACCAGCCGCTGCAGCGGCTCGGCTTCAAGATGCTGCTGGAGAACAACCCCGACACCAGCGTCGTCGGCCAGGCCGCCCACGGCGCCGAGGCCGTGCGCATGGCCGCCGAGCTGCGCCCGGACGTGGTGCTGATGGACATCCGGATGCCCGGGATGGACGGCATCGAGGCCACCCGGCGGATCGTCGCCTCCGGCAGCCGCTCCAAGGTGCTGGTGCTGACCACCTTCGACCTGGACGCCTACGCGTACGGCGCGCTCCGCGCCGGGGCCGGCGGCTTCCTGCTCAAGGACGCCCTGCCGGAGGAGCTGCTGGCCGGCATCCGCGCCGTCGCCCTGGGGGACGCCGTGGTCGCCCCGGCACTGACCCGGCGCCTGCTCGACACCTTCCTGGAGCACGTCCCCGACCCCGAGGGCGCCGACGGCCCGAACGACCCGCGGGTGGCCGGCCTGACCGAGCGCGAGCGCGAGGTCCTGCAGGCCGTGGCGGAGGGCCTGACCAACACCGAGATCGCCCGGCGTCTGGTGCTGTCCGAGTCGACGATCAAGACCCATGTGAGCCGGGTGCTGGCCAAGACCGGCGCCCGCGACCGGGTGCACGCCGTGATCATCGCCTACGAGGCCGGCCTGGTCCGCGCCGACCGCCCGCCGCGCGCCTGA